A DNA window from Zingiber officinale cultivar Zhangliang chromosome 3A, Zo_v1.1, whole genome shotgun sequence contains the following coding sequences:
- the LOC122051736 gene encoding aluminum-activated malate transporter 12-like isoform X1, with the protein MNMAVEAEGKEYYRCKALAEDLLGKMTRLPVKLWLSALRVGKEDPRRIIHAVKVGVALTAVSCLYLLQPLFEGIGQGAMWAVMTVVVVLEFTAGATLCKGLNRGFGTLCAASLAFFIEVVSQKSGKEFHAIFIGISVFLVGFLTTYLRFVPYIKKNYEYGVVIFLLTFNLITISSFRVNDVLDLTKDRLSTIAIGCGVCLFMSLFILPNWSGEDLHRSTVHKLEVLARSIEACVHEFFQNQDRESPVREEKSSKDEIYKGYRAVLDSKSSDETLVSYCSLFLLLQIHLEMVAWLQSQALFASWEPRHSRHCYSLPWEQYVKLGAIIRHFGYTAVALHGCLESEIQTPQSVRSLFRDPCVRVAGEVRKVLDELARSIRNRRHCSPDVLSDHLHEALHDLNSAIKSQPRLFLSSKSARRAAAERRPAAEKSTGLPSARSDITFALAPEWRGGKLAVADQPPVKEAKALRPTLSKIALTSLEFSEALPFAAFASLLVEMVARLELVIEEVEELSRAANFKEFSQDQIAIEMERAAAVKDFHSHVVCHSAAD; encoded by the exons ATGAACATGGCCGTGGAAGCTGAAGGCAAGGAGTACTACAGGTGCAAGGCACTCGCAGAGGATCTATTGGGGAAGATGACAAGGCTTCCTGTTAAACTATGGCTGAGTGCTTTGCGAGTCGGAAAAGAAGATCCAAGACGAATCATTCATGCTGTAAAAGTTGGGGTAGCACTGACAGCCGTCTCTTGCTTGTACCTCCTGCAGCCATTGTTCGAAGGAATTGGACAGGGTGCAATGTGGGCTGTCATGACTGTGGTTGTAGTGCTTGAGTTCACTGCAG GTGCAACTTTGTGCAAAGGGCTAAACAGAGGATTTGGCACATTGTGTGCTGCATCCCTTGCTTTTTTCATAGAAGTCGTGTCGCAGAAGTCGGGCAAAGAGTTCCATGCTATATTCATAGGAATTTCTGTATTTCTagtag GATTCCTGACTACATACTTGAGATTTGTTCCATACATAAAGAAGAACTACGAGTATGGTGTAGTGATTTTCCTACTGACGTTCAATCTAATAACGATATCGAGTTTCCGGGTGAACGATGTGCTGGATTTGACAAAGGATCGTCTGTCGACGATCGCTATCGGCTGCGGCGTTTGCCTCTTCATGAGCCTCTTTATTTTACCAAACTGGTCAGGTGAAGACCTGCACAGATCCACAGTCCACAAGCTCGAAGTCCTGGCAAGATCTATCGAAG CTTGTGTGCATGAATTCTTTCAGAATCAAGACAGGGAATCTCCGGTCAGGGAAGAGAAGTCATCCAAGGATGAAATATACAAAGGATACAGAGCAGTCTTGGACTCCAAATCCAGTGATGAGACCCTCGTGAGTTACTGCAGTTTGTTTCTACTACTCCAAATCCATCTTGAAATGGTGGCATGGTTGCAATCTCAGGCACTCTTTGCGAGCTGGGAACCGAGGCATTCCAGGCACTGCTACAGCTTGCCATGGGAGCAGTATGTGAAGCTCGGTGCTATCATCAGACACTTTGGCTACACTGCTGTGGCACTTCATGGATGCTTGGAATCAGAAATTCAG ACCCCTCAATCTGTGCGGTCGTTGTTCCGGGACCCGTGCGTCCGCGTCGCCGGCGAAGTGCGCAAGGTCCTGGACGAGCTCGCGAGGAGCATAAGGAACCGCCGGCACTGCTCCCCCGACGTCCTGTCCGACCATCTCCACGAGGCCCTGCACGACCTCAACTCCGCCATCAAGTCCCAGCCCCGCCTCTTCCTCAGCTCCAAGAGCGCCCGCCGCGCCGCCGCGGAGCGGAGGCCGGCAGCTGAAAAAAGCACGGGTCTCCCGTCGGccagatccgacatcaccttcgCGCTGGCGCCGGAGTGGCGGGGAGGCAAGTTGGCGGTGGCGGATCAGCCGCCGGTGAAGGAGGCGAAGGCGTTGAGGCCGACGCTGAGCAAGATCGCCTTAACGAGCCTGGAGTTCTCGGAGGCGCTGCCTTTCGCTGCGTTCGCGTCGCTGCTGGTGGAGATGGTGGCGAGGCTGGAGCTGGTGatcgaggaggtggaggagctgAGCAGGGCCGCCAATTTTAAGGAGTTTTCGCAGGACCAGATTGCGATCGAGATGGAGCGCGCTGCGGCCGTGAAGGATTTCCACAGCCATGTGGTTTGCCATTCAGCCGCAGACTGA
- the LOC122051736 gene encoding aluminum-activated malate transporter 12-like isoform X2 — MNMAVEAEGKEYYRCKALAEDLLGKMTRLPVKLWLSALRVGKEDPRRIIHAVKVGVALTAVSCLYLLQPLFEGIGQGAMWAVMTVVVVLEFTAGATLCKGLNRGFGTLCAASLAFFIEVVSQKSGKEFHAIFIGISVFLVGFLTTYLRFVPYIKKNYEYGVVIFLLTFNLITISSFRVNDVLDLTKDRLSTIAIGCGVCLFMSLFILPNWSGEDLHRSTVHKLEVLARSIEACVHEFFQNQDRESPVREEKSSKDEIYKGYRAVLDSKSSDETLALFASWEPRHSRHCYSLPWEQYVKLGAIIRHFGYTAVALHGCLESEIQTPQSVRSLFRDPCVRVAGEVRKVLDELARSIRNRRHCSPDVLSDHLHEALHDLNSAIKSQPRLFLSSKSARRAAAERRPAAEKSTGLPSARSDITFALAPEWRGGKLAVADQPPVKEAKALRPTLSKIALTSLEFSEALPFAAFASLLVEMVARLELVIEEVEELSRAANFKEFSQDQIAIEMERAAAVKDFHSHVVCHSAAD, encoded by the exons ATGAACATGGCCGTGGAAGCTGAAGGCAAGGAGTACTACAGGTGCAAGGCACTCGCAGAGGATCTATTGGGGAAGATGACAAGGCTTCCTGTTAAACTATGGCTGAGTGCTTTGCGAGTCGGAAAAGAAGATCCAAGACGAATCATTCATGCTGTAAAAGTTGGGGTAGCACTGACAGCCGTCTCTTGCTTGTACCTCCTGCAGCCATTGTTCGAAGGAATTGGACAGGGTGCAATGTGGGCTGTCATGACTGTGGTTGTAGTGCTTGAGTTCACTGCAG GTGCAACTTTGTGCAAAGGGCTAAACAGAGGATTTGGCACATTGTGTGCTGCATCCCTTGCTTTTTTCATAGAAGTCGTGTCGCAGAAGTCGGGCAAAGAGTTCCATGCTATATTCATAGGAATTTCTGTATTTCTagtag GATTCCTGACTACATACTTGAGATTTGTTCCATACATAAAGAAGAACTACGAGTATGGTGTAGTGATTTTCCTACTGACGTTCAATCTAATAACGATATCGAGTTTCCGGGTGAACGATGTGCTGGATTTGACAAAGGATCGTCTGTCGACGATCGCTATCGGCTGCGGCGTTTGCCTCTTCATGAGCCTCTTTATTTTACCAAACTGGTCAGGTGAAGACCTGCACAGATCCACAGTCCACAAGCTCGAAGTCCTGGCAAGATCTATCGAAG CTTGTGTGCATGAATTCTTTCAGAATCAAGACAGGGAATCTCCGGTCAGGGAAGAGAAGTCATCCAAGGATGAAATATACAAAGGATACAGAGCAGTCTTGGACTCCAAATCCAGTGATGAGACCCTC GCACTCTTTGCGAGCTGGGAACCGAGGCATTCCAGGCACTGCTACAGCTTGCCATGGGAGCAGTATGTGAAGCTCGGTGCTATCATCAGACACTTTGGCTACACTGCTGTGGCACTTCATGGATGCTTGGAATCAGAAATTCAG ACCCCTCAATCTGTGCGGTCGTTGTTCCGGGACCCGTGCGTCCGCGTCGCCGGCGAAGTGCGCAAGGTCCTGGACGAGCTCGCGAGGAGCATAAGGAACCGCCGGCACTGCTCCCCCGACGTCCTGTCCGACCATCTCCACGAGGCCCTGCACGACCTCAACTCCGCCATCAAGTCCCAGCCCCGCCTCTTCCTCAGCTCCAAGAGCGCCCGCCGCGCCGCCGCGGAGCGGAGGCCGGCAGCTGAAAAAAGCACGGGTCTCCCGTCGGccagatccgacatcaccttcgCGCTGGCGCCGGAGTGGCGGGGAGGCAAGTTGGCGGTGGCGGATCAGCCGCCGGTGAAGGAGGCGAAGGCGTTGAGGCCGACGCTGAGCAAGATCGCCTTAACGAGCCTGGAGTTCTCGGAGGCGCTGCCTTTCGCTGCGTTCGCGTCGCTGCTGGTGGAGATGGTGGCGAGGCTGGAGCTGGTGatcgaggaggtggaggagctgAGCAGGGCCGCCAATTTTAAGGAGTTTTCGCAGGACCAGATTGCGATCGAGATGGAGCGCGCTGCGGCCGTGAAGGATTTCCACAGCCATGTGGTTTGCCATTCAGCCGCAGACTGA